The window ATCATTCAGCAGCACCTTTCGTTTGGCGGGAACGCCAAAGGCTCCCCACCGCAGTGGAGAGCCTTTGGCAGTTGAACTACTCGGCCTTCGCCTCTGCCTTGGCGGCAGGCTTGGACTCCGGCTTGAAGTCGACGCCCGCTTCCTTGCGCTGCTGCGCCGTGATGGGAGCAGGAGCTGCGGTCAGGGGGTCGTAACCGTTGCCGGACTTCGGGAACGCAATGACGTCGCGGATGGATTCCACGCCGGCGAGCAGAGCCACCACGCGGTCCCAGCCGAGGGCCATGCCGCCATGCGGAGGGGCGCCGTACTTGAAGCCCTCCAGGAGGAAACCGAACTTCGTTTCGGCATCTTCCTTGTCCAGTCCCATGAGCTGGAAGACGCGTTCCTGCACTTCGCGCTCGTGGATACGGATGGAGCCGCCACCGATCTCGTTGCCGTTGCAGACGATGTCGTAGGCGTAGGAGAGTGCCGACTCCGGGTCTTTGTCGAACGTGTCAAGGAACTCCGGCTTGGGCGAGGTGAAGGCGTGGTGAACGGCCGTCCACTGTCCCCCGCCCACTGCGACGTCGCCAGAGGCAACAGCAGCGGCAGCAGGCTCGAACATGGGAGCGTCCACGATCCAAACGAACGCCCAGTCCTTGGGATCGATCAAGCCGGTGCGGTGGCCAATTTCAACACGTGCGGCACCCAGCAGGGCACGCGCCGCGGACTTCTCGCCGGCAGCAAAGAAGATGCAGTCGCCGGGCTTGGCGCCAACGGCGTCAGCAAGGCCGGCGCGCTCTTCATCCGTGAGGTTCTTGGCAACGGGGCCAGCGAGCTCGCCGTCCTCCTTGAAGAGGACGTACGCCAGGCCCTTGTGTCCACGCTGCTTGGCGAATTCCTGCCAGCCGTCCAGGGTACGGCGCGGTTGGGAAGCGCCACCGGGCATGACCACTGCGCCGACGTAGGGTGCCTTGAAGACGCCGAAGTTAGTGTCTTTGAAGAACTCGGTAAGTTCAGTCAGCTCCACGCCGAAACGCAGGTCAGGCTTGTCCGAACCGTATTTGGCCATGGCGTCCAGGTACGTCATGCGGCGGATCGGGGTGGGGATCTCGACGTCGATCAACTGCCACAAGGCCTTGACGATCGCCTCGCCCAGTTCAATGACATCGTCCTGGTCAACGAAGCTGGCTTCGATGTCCAACTGCGTGAACTCCGGCTGACGGTCGGCACGGAAGTCCTCGTCACGGTAGCAACGGGCAATCTGGTAATACTTCTCGAAGCCGCCCACTTGGAGGAGCTGCTTGAAAAGCTGCGGCGACTGCGGCAGGGCGTACCAGGAACCCGGGGCAAGACGAGCCGGAACCACGAAGTCGCGGGCGCCTTCCGGCGTCGAACGCGTCAGCGTAGGTGTCTCGATTTCGACGTATCCGCGCTGGTGCAGCAGTTCGCGTGCCACTCGGTTTGCCTCTGAACGCAGGCGCATGTTGCGTGCGGGGCCGGGGCGGCGCAGGTCCAGGTAGCGGTGCTTAAGCCGGGCTTCCTCGCCGACCTCCACGTGCTCGTCGATCTGGAACGGGAGAGGCTCGGAGGTGTTGAGGATAACAACGTTGTCCGCGATAACCTCGATTTCGCCCGTTGCCAGAGCCGGATTCTCGTTGCCTTCAGGGCGCTTGTTGACGGTACCCGTCACCTGCAGCACGTACTCGTTCCGAAGGCCGTGGAAGACCTCTTCCTCACGGACAACCACCTGGGCGACACCGGAGGCGTCACGCAGGTCAACGAATGCAACGCCACCGTGATCACGGCGGCGGCCCACCCAGCCGGCCAGGGTAACGGTTTGTCCAATGTGCTCGGAGCGAAGGGATCCGAGGTCATGTGTGCGCAGCACAGCATTCCTTTCAGCATGAAATTTAGAGGGACCGCTGCAAAGCGGTCCCGTCCGAGTTTACCCGCCCCGGCCACGGCTCCTGCCACAGGCAGGACAAGCTATCGACGGATCAGGCGGTGGTGACCCGGACGTGCAGATCCTCTTCCGACGGCGCCCAGCTCGCAGGGTCAGCGTCTACCTGCTCACCGGAGCGGATGTCCTTGACCTGGTGCTTGCCGTCGTCGTCGGTGAACCACACGAACGGAATGCCTCGACGATCCGCGAACTTGATCTGCTTGCCGAACTTCTCCGCTTTGGCTGCAACTTCGGTGGCAATGCCCCGACCGCGCAATTGGGCGGCAATGTCCTGAGCAGCGGACCAGCTGTCGTCCGTGTTCAAGGCCACCAACACTGCGGTGGGAACAGATCGGGAGGCCGTAGCCAGTTCCTGGCTGAGGATGCGGGACACGAGTCGCGTCACGCCAATGGAAAGCCCGACGCCGGGGAACTTGCGGTTGCCCTTGCTCGCCAACGCGTCGTAGCGGCCTCCGGAACAGATGGAACCCAGCTGCTCGTGGCCCACCAGGACGGTCTCAACGACGGTCCCTGTGTAGTAGTCCAGGCCGCGGGCGATGCTGAGGTCGGCAATAACCTTGCCAGGGGCCCGCTGGACGGCAGCCTCAATAACCTGCTGAAGCTCATTCAGGCCCTCTTCCAGGAGGTCGTCCTTGACTCCAAGTGCACGCACTCGTTCCACGAATGAGGTGTCTTCCGTTCGAATGCCAGCCAATTCCAGCGCCAGCGCAGCCTGCTCGTCCGTGGCTCCGAGTTCACTCTTCAGCAGCTCAGCCACCTTGGCGGCGCCGATTTTTTCCAGTTTGTCGATGCTGCGCAGCACCCCTGCCGTGTCAGTGAGCCCAATGCCGCGATAGAAGCCTTCAGCCAGCTTGCGGTTGTTGATCCGAAGCCGGAAGTCCGGGATCGGGAGGGCGCTCAAGGCCTCGGCGATGACCAACGCGATTTCGACGTCGTAACGGAACGGCAGTTCGCCGTCGCCCACAACATCGATGTCCGCCTGAGTGAACTCACGCGCACGGCCTTCCTGCGGACGCTCGCCCCGCCAAACTTTCTGGATCTGGTACCGGCGGAAGGGAAATGCCAGGTAGCCGGCGTTCTCCACCACATAGCGGGCAAAGGGAACGGTCAGGTCGAAGTGAAGGGCCAAGGCGTTCGGGTCAGACTTGTCCGACTTGACAGCCTCACCTTCATCGTCCTGAAGCCGGCTCAGGCCATAGACCTCTTTGTCGATCTCGCCTTTGCGGAGCAGCTGTCCCACGGTTTCAACAGCACGGGTCTCAATGGAGGAAAAGCCGTGGAGCTCGAAGGTCTTCCGGAGCGTATCCAGCACATGGAGTTCCACCAACCGCTCCTGGGGAAGCCACTCGGGGAATCCGGACAGGGAGGCGGTACGTGCCATGGTGGAAAGTCTCCTCAAAGAAAGCTGACGCTGGCATCACACCGCAGCTTTAAACGCCCTTTCGGCGTTTACAGGGCGGACGACCAGCCGGTCATGCATAAACTATGTGCGGCAGCCAGTTTATGCTTTCCGCGCGTGCACATCTAATGCAGCATGCCCGGTTCCTGTCGGCAGCCACCAAAAGTGGACACAATCAGGAGGACTCTTGGCAACAAGGTCGCGGGATGACCGCGAAGCGAAACGGCGCATCAGGCAGATGGAAGCCAAGCGTGCCCTGCGGCAGGAACAGGGCAAGCGACGCAAGCGCGACAACACCATCGCCGTGAGTGCGGCCGGCGTGGCGGTGGTATTGGCCGTCGTGCTGCAACTGACAGCCTTCAGCTCGAACCCCACCGAGGCGGAGTTCGCCGCCGCCGAAGCAGGGCTCAGTTCACCGTCCGCGTCCCCCGCCGCATCGAACAGCGCCGACATACCCGGTCCGGAAACGGCTGCTGGAAAGACCTTCACCGGCGAACTCGCATTGAACAGCGGCGTGCTCGGCATCGAACTGAACGGAACCGCGGCACCGCAGGCTGCCGCCGTCTTCAAGTCCCTGAGTGACGCCGGGTACTACAACGGGAAGTTCTGCCACCGCCTGACGACGTCCGAAACGTTCGGGCTCCTGCAGTGCGGCGCCACCGACGAAAACGGGACGGACGACCCTAACTACCGATGGGGTCCACTGGAAAACGCGCCTGCGGACAACAACTACCCTGCCGGGACCATTGCCGTGGCCCGCACCGGGAACAACGCATTCGGCAACGGCCACCAATTTTTCATTGTTTACAAGGACACCACCATTCCGGCTGATACGGCCGGTGGATACACCGTGGTGGGTAAGGTGACCAGCGGCCTGGACGTCGTTGCCAAGATTGCCGCAGCAGGCCTCAAACCCGGTGAAAACGCCAGCGACGGCGCCCCTGTGGCACCTGTCACGATAGACTCGTTTTCTCTGAAGTAACCAGCTCCCGGCCCGGCCCGGAGTGCATTACCTGAGCAGTTCCCTCCAAGCGAAAGACTTTTAGCGGTGACAGACAGTCAGAAATCCGACGAAACAGCAGTAGCGGCCAACGAAGAAGCAGTCGAGGCAAACGGCGCCAATGATTCAGCGGCGCCAGCTCCCGTGAACAATGCTCCAGCCAGCGAGGCAGCTCAGGCGCCTCAGGCAGATGCAGCTGCTCCAGCCGACGAAGCACCTCAGGCAGATGCACCAGCTCCGACTCCCGAGGCAGCTGCGACTGCCGGGGACACTACGGATCACGCTGCGGCAGCAGCGCCCGCGGCACCGGCTGCTCCTCGCCCGACGCCGTCCTCAGCGCCTTCCCCAGCCGCCTTCGCGGCCCGCCCAAAGGCTCCTGCCGCCGTCGTTCCTGCCGCCCCTGCGGTATCTGCGGCGTCACTCGCCGAGGCAGCCAAGTGGGGGCGCGCCGAAGGTGATGGCCACGTCTTCCTGACACTGGACGGTGAAGAGATCGCTGTTGGTCAGTACCCGGGCGTCAGCACCGATGAGGCCCTTGGCTACTTTGCCCGCAAGTTTGACGACGTCATTGCACAGGTAGTTCTCCTGGAACACCGCGTGGAGTCCAAGGCACCTGCCACGGACATGCAGAAGACTGTCACGCACCTGCGTGAGCAGCTCGCGGAGCGCAACATGGTGGGCGACATCCGTGCTGCCGAGGCCCGCTTGGACGCCCTGTCAGCCCAGGTCGTTGAACTGGAAAAGTCGGAGAAAGCAGCCCATGAGGCGGTGCGCGCCAGCGAACTCGCGGCTCGCGAAGCAATCGTTGCTGAAGCTGAAACCATCGCCGGACAGGACCCCGCTCAAATCCAGTGGAAAACGTCCAGCGCACGAATGAACGAGCTGTTTGAAACGTGGAAGGCCGCGCAGAAGAGCGGGGTCAGGCTCGGCCGCAGCAACGAAGACGCACTCTGGAAGCGTTTCCGCTCGGCTCGGACGGTCTTCGATCGTCACCGCCGCGCCTACTTCTCCCAGCTGGACAGCAACAACTCTGCGGCAAAGTCCGCCAAGGAAGCCCTGATTGCAGAGGCCGAAGCGCTCTCCACCTCCACCGACTGGGGATTCGCAGCAGGCGAGTACCGCAGGTTGATGGACCAGTGGAAGACCACGCCTCGCGCAAGCCGCAAGGATGATGACGCACTGTGGGGCCGCTTCCGCGCCGCCCAGGACGTCTTCTTCAGCAACCGTCAGGCCGCCAACGAGCAGATCGATCAGGAATACACTGCCAACCTGGGTGTGAAGGAACAGCTGGTGGCTGAAGCGCAGGCTCTCCTGCCCATCAACGATCTCAACGCTGCCAAGAAGGCTCTCCAATCCATCAGGGATCGTTGGGAAGATGCCGGCAAGGTTCCCCGCGCCGATATGGGCAGGATCGAGGCCGGGCTGCGCAAGGTTGAGGACGCGGTCCGTGAAGCCGAGGAAGAGAAATGGCGCCGGAGCAACCCGGAAACCAAGGCCCGCACCAACAGCGCGTTGTCACAGCTTGAGTCCGCCATCGCAGGCCTTAAGGAGGATCTGGAGAAGGCTGAAAAGGCCGGCGACCAGCGCCGCATCAAGGCTGCCCGCGAAGCACTGGAAGCACGTCAAGCATGGCTTGACCAGATCCAGCGCTCCGCCAGTGACCTCGCCTAGGGGTTTCTAAGAAAGCACTTCCTGCAGGCTCCGTCCGGGTTATCCACATAACCGGGACGGAGCCTGTACTCGTAGGGCGGTCACACGGAATGATCGACGAATGGTCCCCGCTGTCACTGCCCCGCTCTTGCAGGAGCCGGTCATCTCCGAGCTCTACTCCCCCAGCCGCATCTTTTCATGGAACGAACTGCAGGGGATGGCATTCGATGGCATCCTGCTGCCCCTGTACGGAAAGAGT is drawn from Arthrobacter sp. 31Y and contains these coding sequences:
- a CDS encoding peptidylprolyl isomerase; this encodes MATRSRDDREAKRRIRQMEAKRALRQEQGKRRKRDNTIAVSAAGVAVVLAVVLQLTAFSSNPTEAEFAAAEAGLSSPSASPAASNSADIPGPETAAGKTFTGELALNSGVLGIELNGTAAPQAAAVFKSLSDAGYYNGKFCHRLTTSETFGLLQCGATDENGTDDPNYRWGPLENAPADNNYPAGTIAVARTGNNAFGNGHQFFIVYKDTTIPADTAGGYTVVGKVTSGLDVVAKIAAAGLKPGENASDGAPVAPVTIDSFSLK
- the aspS gene encoding aspartate--tRNA ligase, encoding MLRTHDLGSLRSEHIGQTVTLAGWVGRRRDHGGVAFVDLRDASGVAQVVVREEEVFHGLRNEYVLQVTGTVNKRPEGNENPALATGEIEVIADNVVILNTSEPLPFQIDEHVEVGEEARLKHRYLDLRRPGPARNMRLRSEANRVARELLHQRGYVEIETPTLTRSTPEGARDFVVPARLAPGSWYALPQSPQLFKQLLQVGGFEKYYQIARCYRDEDFRADRQPEFTQLDIEASFVDQDDVIELGEAIVKALWQLIDVEIPTPIRRMTYLDAMAKYGSDKPDLRFGVELTELTEFFKDTNFGVFKAPYVGAVVMPGGASQPRRTLDGWQEFAKQRGHKGLAYVLFKEDGELAGPVAKNLTDEERAGLADAVGAKPGDCIFFAAGEKSAARALLGAARVEIGHRTGLIDPKDWAFVWIVDAPMFEPAAAAVASGDVAVGGGQWTAVHHAFTSPKPEFLDTFDKDPESALSYAYDIVCNGNEIGGGSIRIHEREVQERVFQLMGLDKEDAETKFGFLLEGFKYGAPPHGGMALGWDRVVALLAGVESIRDVIAFPKSGNGYDPLTAAPAPITAQQRKEAGVDFKPESKPAAKAEAKAE
- the hisS gene encoding histidine--tRNA ligase translates to MARTASLSGFPEWLPQERLVELHVLDTLRKTFELHGFSSIETRAVETVGQLLRKGEIDKEVYGLSRLQDDEGEAVKSDKSDPNALALHFDLTVPFARYVVENAGYLAFPFRRYQIQKVWRGERPQEGRAREFTQADIDVVGDGELPFRYDVEIALVIAEALSALPIPDFRLRINNRKLAEGFYRGIGLTDTAGVLRSIDKLEKIGAAKVAELLKSELGATDEQAALALELAGIRTEDTSFVERVRALGVKDDLLEEGLNELQQVIEAAVQRAPGKVIADLSIARGLDYYTGTVVETVLVGHEQLGSICSGGRYDALASKGNRKFPGVGLSIGVTRLVSRILSQELATASRSVPTAVLVALNTDDSWSAAQDIAAQLRGRGIATEVAAKAEKFGKQIKFADRRGIPFVWFTDDDGKHQVKDIRSGEQVDADPASWAPSEEDLHVRVTTA
- a CDS encoding DUF349 domain-containing protein, with the translated sequence MTDSQKSDETAVAANEEAVEANGANDSAAPAPVNNAPASEAAQAPQADAAAPADEAPQADAPAPTPEAAATAGDTTDHAAAAAPAAPAAPRPTPSSAPSPAAFAARPKAPAAVVPAAPAVSAASLAEAAKWGRAEGDGHVFLTLDGEEIAVGQYPGVSTDEALGYFARKFDDVIAQVVLLEHRVESKAPATDMQKTVTHLREQLAERNMVGDIRAAEARLDALSAQVVELEKSEKAAHEAVRASELAAREAIVAEAETIAGQDPAQIQWKTSSARMNELFETWKAAQKSGVRLGRSNEDALWKRFRSARTVFDRHRRAYFSQLDSNNSAAKSAKEALIAEAEALSTSTDWGFAAGEYRRLMDQWKTTPRASRKDDDALWGRFRAAQDVFFSNRQAANEQIDQEYTANLGVKEQLVAEAQALLPINDLNAAKKALQSIRDRWEDAGKVPRADMGRIEAGLRKVEDAVREAEEEKWRRSNPETKARTNSALSQLESAIAGLKEDLEKAEKAGDQRRIKAAREALEARQAWLDQIQRSASDLA